A region from the Cannabis sativa cultivar Pink pepper isolate KNU-18-1 chromosome 9, ASM2916894v1, whole genome shotgun sequence genome encodes:
- the LOC115722087 gene encoding uncharacterized protein LOC115722087, with protein sequence MNNTINTNSHSSSSSLHQIRIQKPPISTTNSIAIDESLQTSIQNLLKNWRRRQQWKKLFFITQSNQLNPAPWRKKLTDFLESKKIRYISIFLILVDLILTTLELSSSLISCDENKHNNKNVNNHNHSEAERLGPTKWYHWVGIAILGLLFSKTVAMAVGLRSAILRRPGYVVDGVVLAVALVLEIFLEGKGGGFLVVVSLWRVVRVVESAFELSDDAIEAQIKSIVAQFESLREENVRLLEVNEEKDKMIEKLVEDLERCRKPLEMDHISANTFIDN encoded by the coding sequence ATGAATAATACCATCAATACCAACTCCCATTCATCTTCCTCTTCCCTTCACCAGATTCGCATACAAAAGCCCCCAATTTCAACAACCAACTCAATCGCCATTGATGAATCACTTCAAACTTCCATTCAAAATCTTCTCAAGAATTGGCGAAGGAGGCAACAATGGAAGAAGCTCTTCTTCATCACCCAATCCAACCAGCTAAACCCGGCCCCATGGCGAAAGAAGCTGACCGATTTCCTCGAATCCAAAAAGATTAGATATATCTCCATTTTTCTTATCCTCGTCGACTTAATTCTCACCACTCTCGAGCTCTCCTCGTCTCTGATTTCTTGCGATGAAAACAAGcacaataataaaaatgttaATAACCACAATCACTCAGAGGCTGAACGATTGGGACCAACGAAGTGGTACCACTGGGTTGGGATTGCGATCCTCGGCCTACTATTCTCGAAGACAGTGGCTATGGCCGTCGGGCTCCGCAGCGCGATTTTAAGGCGTCCCGGGTATGTGGTGGACGGCGTCGTTTTAGCAGTGGCGCTTGTTTTGGAGATTTTTCTTGAGGGGAAAGGAGGAGGGTTTCTGGTTGTGGTGAGCTTGTGGCGCGTGGTGAGAGTGGTGGAGAGCGCGTTTGAGTTGAGTGATGACGCCATTGAAGCGCAGATCAAAAGCATCGTTGCCCAGTTTGAGTCGTTGAGAGAAGAGAACGTGAGACTTTTGGAGGTGAATGAGGAAAAGGATAAGATGATTGAGAAGCTTGTTGAAGATTTGGAACGGTGTCGAAAACCGCTAGAGATGGATCATATATCAGCTAATACTTTTATTGATAACTGA